A single region of the Eublepharis macularius isolate TG4126 chromosome 14, MPM_Emac_v1.0, whole genome shotgun sequence genome encodes:
- the KCTD9 gene encoding BTB/POZ domain-containing protein KCTD9 has protein sequence MRRVTLFVNGSPRNGKVVAVYGTLSDLLSVASSKLGIKATSVYNGKGGLIDDIALIRDDDVLFVCEGEPFIDPQTDINPPEALTGSHSDWITLNVGGRCFTTTRSTLVSKEPDSMLARMFKDKDAWGNKRDHRGAFLIDRSPEYFEPILNYLRHGQLIVNDGINLLGVLEEARFFGIDSLIEHLEVAIKNSQPAEDHSPISRKEFVRFLLATSTKSELRCQGLNFSGADLSRLDLRYINFKMANLSRCNLAHANLCCANLERADLSGSVLDCANLQGVKMLCSNAEGASLKGCNFEDPSGLKANLEGANLKGVDMEGSQMTGINLRVATLKNAKLKNCNLRGATLAGTDLENCDLSGCDLQEANLRGSNVKGAIFEEMLTPLHMSQSVR, from the exons GTTGTGGCTGTTTATGGGACACTCTCTGACTTACTCTCTGTGGCTAGCAGTAAGCTTGGAATAAAAGCAACCAGCGTGTACAATGGGAAAGGGGGACTTATTGATGACATTGCATTGATCAG GGATGACGATGTTCTGTTTGTATGTGAAGGGGAACCATTTATTG ATCCCCAGACAGATATAAACCCTCCCGAAGCATTAACAGGATCCCATTCAGACTGGATAACACTCAACGTGGGAGGACGATGCTTCACAACAACTCG GAGCACTTTAGTTAGCAAAGAACCTGATAGCATGCTGGCTCGCATGTTTAAAGACAAAG ATGCCTGGGGGAACAAAAGAGATCACAGGGGGGCCTTCCTAATAGACCGTAGCCCCGAATACTTTGAGCCAATTTTGAACTATTTGCGTCACGGACAACTCATTGTGAATGATGGCATTAATTTATTGG GAGTCTTGGAGGAAGCCCGATTCTTTGGAATTGACTCGCTAATTGAACATCTAGAAGTAGCTATTAAG AATTCACAGCCAGCAGAAGATCATTCTCCAATCTCCCGAAAGGAATTTGTTAGATTCCTACTTGCGACCTCAACGAAGTCTGAGCTTCGCTGTCAG GGTTTAAATTTCAGCGGAGCAGATCTCTCTCGTTTAGACCTCAGATACATAAACTTCAAGATGGCCAACTTGAGCCGGTGTAACCTAGCACATGCGAACCTGTGCTGTGCTAATCTTGAACGGGCAGACTTGTCTGGATCGGTTCTAGAT TGTGCCAACCTCCAAGGAGTTAAGATGCTTTGTTCTAACGCAGAGGGAGCATCGTTGAAAGGATGTAATTTTGAAGACCCCTCTGGCCTTAAAGCTAACCTGGAAG GTGCTAACTTGAAAGGTGTTGATATGGAAGGGAGCCAGATGACTGGGATTAACCTGCGTGTTGCAACTTTGAAAAATGCAAAGTTAAAAAATTGCAACCTTAGAGGAGCAACTCTAGCAGGAACAGACTTAGAG AACTGTGACCTGTCAGGCTGCGATCTACAAGAAGCCAACCTGAGAGGCTCAAACGTGAAAGGAGCCATCTTTGAAGAGATGCTGACTCCTTTGCACATGTCGCAGAGTGTCAGATAA
- the GNRH1 gene encoding progonadoliberin-1 → MGSLLTSFLLLLLCVAIGSAQHWSYGLQPGGKRDAENLIESFQEIANEVDKVGELQHLECTASQQRPTLQGLKGALASLIDRETGQKKI, encoded by the exons ATGGGGAGCTTGCTCACAAGCTTCCTTCTGTTGCTTCTGTGTGTGGCAATTGGCTCGGCACAGCACTGGTCCTACGGCTTACAACCTGGAGGGAAAAGGGATGCTGAAAATCTGATAGAATCTTTCCAAGAG ATTGCAAATGAGGTGGACAAAGTGGGGGAGCTGCAGCATCTTGAATGCACTGCGTCACAGCAGCGGCCCACGTTACAAGGACTTAAAGGAGCCCTA GCAAGTCTGATTGACCGGGAGACTGGGCAAAAGAAGATTTAG